From Diaminobutyricibacter sp. McL0608, one genomic window encodes:
- a CDS encoding RelA/SpoT family protein: protein MVDTTTPQTASLRRLVPRIFSRAQPAGAVDTLIRTLRMHHPKADLSLVERAYAVAEKAHSGQKRRSGEPYITHPVAVAQILADLGIGSKTIAAALLHDTVEDTEYTLDELRDAFGDEIAMLVDGVTKLDKVKYGDSAQAETVRKMIVAMSKDIRVLIIKLADRLHNARTWGFVPAESATRKATETLEIYAPLAHRLGIQAIKWELEDLSFAVLYPKLYAEIESLVRQRSPERERLVQHVIDAINDDLKSARIRGKVVGRPKQYYSIYQKMVVRGREFDEIYDLVGIRVLVNSVRDCYAVLGQIHARWTPMPGRFKDYIATPKFNLYQSLHTTVIGPEGRAVEIQIRTEEMHQRAEFGVAAHWKYKEQVNGKSSGPAGKVDTDLAWLAHLSDWQAETADPSEFLDSLRFEIGAKEVYVFTPKGRVIGLPTGATPVDFAYAVHTEVGHRTMGAKVNGRLVPLESTLTTGDVVEVFTSKNPDSGPSQDWLNFVKSPRARNKIRQWFTKERRDEAIEQGKDAIARAMRKQNLPLQKLMTQDSLAEVAAQLRYDDVSALYAAVGEGHVSTQSVIEKVVASLQTEADGDAGELELPVKGRSRQLRNSDSGVLVRGAPDILVKLAKCCTPVPGDPIVGFITRGAGVSVHQASCHNVQSLLQEPERMIDVEWAPSSKSVFLVQIQVEALDRSGLLSDVTRVLSEHHVNILSATVTTSSDRLALSRFVFEMGDTTHLDRVLNAVRRIDAVYDVYRVSAG from the coding sequence ATGGTCGACACGACAACGCCACAGACTGCTTCTCTGCGCCGTCTTGTACCGCGCATCTTCTCCCGGGCTCAACCAGCGGGCGCCGTCGACACCCTCATCCGCACTCTCCGGATGCACCATCCGAAGGCCGATCTGTCGCTCGTCGAACGGGCCTACGCCGTCGCCGAGAAAGCTCACTCCGGGCAGAAGCGCCGAAGTGGTGAGCCGTACATCACGCATCCCGTCGCCGTAGCCCAGATCTTGGCGGACCTCGGTATCGGGTCGAAGACGATCGCTGCAGCCCTCCTACACGACACGGTCGAAGACACCGAGTACACGCTGGACGAGTTGCGCGACGCGTTCGGCGACGAGATCGCAATGCTCGTCGACGGCGTCACCAAGCTCGACAAGGTCAAATACGGCGACAGCGCCCAGGCCGAGACGGTACGCAAGATGATCGTCGCGATGTCGAAAGACATCCGAGTCCTGATCATCAAACTCGCCGACCGACTTCACAACGCTCGTACCTGGGGTTTCGTTCCGGCCGAATCCGCGACCCGCAAAGCCACGGAAACGCTCGAGATCTATGCTCCACTCGCTCATCGACTGGGTATCCAGGCGATCAAGTGGGAGTTGGAGGACCTCTCGTTCGCAGTCCTGTACCCGAAGCTCTACGCCGAGATCGAGAGCCTGGTGCGCCAGCGGTCACCCGAACGTGAGCGTCTTGTCCAGCACGTGATCGACGCGATCAACGACGACCTGAAGTCGGCGCGCATCCGCGGCAAGGTCGTGGGACGACCGAAGCAGTACTACTCGATCTACCAGAAGATGGTCGTCCGGGGTCGCGAGTTCGACGAGATCTACGACCTGGTGGGTATCCGGGTGCTGGTGAACTCGGTGCGCGACTGTTACGCCGTTCTGGGCCAGATCCATGCGCGGTGGACGCCGATGCCCGGTCGCTTCAAGGACTACATTGCCACCCCGAAGTTCAACCTCTATCAGTCGTTGCACACGACCGTCATCGGCCCTGAGGGCCGCGCCGTCGAGATTCAGATCCGCACAGAGGAGATGCACCAGCGCGCTGAGTTCGGCGTCGCGGCGCACTGGAAGTACAAGGAGCAGGTCAACGGCAAGAGCTCCGGTCCGGCCGGCAAGGTCGATACCGACCTCGCCTGGCTCGCCCATCTGTCGGACTGGCAGGCGGAGACGGCGGATCCGAGCGAATTCCTCGACTCCCTCCGGTTCGAGATCGGCGCGAAAGAGGTCTACGTCTTCACCCCGAAGGGGCGGGTCATCGGTCTGCCGACAGGTGCGACCCCGGTCGACTTCGCCTATGCGGTCCACACCGAGGTCGGACACCGCACCATGGGTGCGAAGGTCAACGGGCGTCTCGTTCCCCTGGAGAGCACCCTCACGACCGGTGATGTGGTCGAGGTCTTCACCTCGAAGAATCCCGACTCCGGCCCCAGCCAGGACTGGCTGAACTTCGTCAAGAGCCCCCGAGCCCGCAACAAGATCCGCCAGTGGTTCACCAAGGAACGGCGCGACGAGGCAATCGAACAGGGCAAGGATGCGATTGCGCGCGCGATGCGCAAGCAGAATCTGCCGCTGCAGAAACTGATGACGCAGGACTCGCTGGCCGAAGTCGCAGCGCAACTTCGCTACGACGATGTGTCCGCCTTGTATGCCGCTGTCGGCGAAGGCCACGTCTCGACGCAGTCCGTCATCGAGAAGGTCGTGGCGTCTCTTCAGACCGAGGCCGACGGCGACGCCGGCGAGCTGGAGCTTCCGGTCAAGGGTCGTTCGCGACAGCTTCGCAACAGCGATTCTGGCGTGTTGGTCCGCGGCGCCCCCGACATCCTGGTCAAGCTGGCCAAGTGCTGCACCCCGGTGCCCGGCGACCCCATCGTCGGCTTCATCACACGCGGGGCCGGTGTTTCGGTTCACCAGGCCAGTTGTCACAATGTGCAGTCGCTGCTCCAGGAGCCGGAGCGCATGATCGATGTCGAGTGGGCGCCCAGTTCGAAGAGCGTCTTCCTCGTCCAGATCCAGGTGGAGGCCCTCGACCGCTCCGGCCTCCTTTCGGATGTGACGCGGGTGCTGTCCGAGCACCATGTGAACATCCTCTCGGCGACCGTCACCACGTCGAGCGATCGGCTGGCTCTCAGCCGGTTCGTCTTCGAGATGGGCGACACCACGCACCTCGATCGGGTGTTGAACGCCGTACGCCGGATCGACGCCGTCTACGACGTCTACCGTGTGAGCGCCGGCTGA
- a CDS encoding DUF349 domain-containing protein, protein MATTDQQPWGRVDETGTVFVREGDGEREVGQYPDGTPEEALAYFERKYTDLAGQVTLLEQRARRGAPATDIAKAVSTLSEHVATANAVGDLASLQERLAKLGGTVEELTEQQTAEARAAVDAAIAERTEIVVAAEALAAEDPAKTQWKQTTAALDSLFARWQAHQHDGPRLPKNEANELWKRFRAARATIEHNRKAFFAELDNQHRDVRARKTQLIEQAEALIPRGADGVPAYRELLEQWKLAGRAGKRNDDALWARFKAAGDSIYSAKSEIDARENEEFSENLEAKLALLTEAEPLLTATDRESARATLSSIQRRWDAIGKVPRDQVKVVEERLRRVEAAVRKLDDDHWQRNNPEKKARSEGLASQLTAAIAKLEAELEEAKASGDKAKVAEAQEALDARKVWLDALK, encoded by the coding sequence TTGGCTACAACTGATCAGCAACCGTGGGGCCGCGTCGATGAGACCGGCACCGTCTTCGTGCGCGAAGGCGATGGCGAGAGGGAGGTCGGCCAGTATCCCGACGGAACTCCCGAGGAGGCACTCGCCTACTTCGAGCGCAAGTACACGGACCTGGCCGGTCAGGTGACGCTGCTCGAGCAGCGCGCTCGGCGTGGAGCGCCGGCTACCGATATCGCGAAGGCCGTCTCGACCCTGAGCGAACACGTCGCCACGGCCAACGCGGTCGGCGACCTCGCCTCGCTCCAGGAGCGTCTGGCGAAGCTGGGTGGCACCGTCGAGGAGCTGACGGAGCAGCAGACCGCGGAGGCACGTGCGGCAGTGGATGCCGCGATCGCTGAGCGAACCGAGATCGTCGTCGCGGCAGAGGCTCTCGCGGCCGAAGACCCGGCCAAGACGCAATGGAAGCAGACGACCGCCGCTCTCGACTCGCTGTTCGCCCGCTGGCAGGCCCACCAGCACGACGGGCCGCGCCTGCCGAAGAACGAGGCGAACGAGCTGTGGAAGCGGTTCCGCGCCGCCCGAGCGACGATCGAGCACAACCGCAAGGCATTCTTCGCCGAACTCGACAACCAGCACCGCGACGTGCGCGCTCGCAAGACGCAGCTGATCGAACAGGCCGAAGCGTTGATTCCGCGCGGGGCCGACGGCGTGCCCGCGTATCGTGAACTCCTCGAGCAGTGGAAGCTGGCCGGACGCGCCGGAAAACGGAACGATGACGCTCTCTGGGCACGGTTCAAAGCCGCGGGCGATTCGATCTATTCGGCGAAGTCCGAAATAGACGCCCGGGAGAACGAAGAGTTCTCCGAGAACCTCGAGGCCAAGCTCGCGCTGCTGACCGAAGCAGAACCCCTGCTCACCGCGACCGATCGCGAGTCGGCTCGAGCGACGCTCAGCTCCATCCAGCGGCGGTGGGATGCGATCGGAAAGGTCCCTCGCGACCAGGTCAAGGTCGTCGAAGAGAGGCTCCGCCGGGTCGAGGCGGCCGTACGCAAGCTCGACGACGACCACTGGCAGCGCAACAACCCGGAGAAGAAGGCACGCTCTGAGGGCCTCGCCAGCCAGCTCACTGCTGCGATCGCCAAGCTCGAAGCGGAGCTCGAAGAGGCTAAGGCCAGTGGCGACAAGGCCAAGGTCGCCGAAGCACAGGAGGCGCTCGACGCGCGCAAGGTCTGGCTCGACGCTCTGAAGTAG
- a CDS encoding peptidylprolyl isomerase, with protein MAPNKQNDREARQARERLRAYQARQTVHEAKAKRRARDNWLAGIGVLVVVVLAVLTQLLYFNSGPGKPVASPSPSASAAAYTLPPKTLAGNRQWTGTMTINSIPLGITLDGAKAPQAVSSTIALSQKGFYNGLTCHRLTTSGIYVLQCGDPKGDGSGGPGYTYGPVENAPANNVYPAGTLAMARTSNDGNSQGSQFFIVYKNSTIPSDTAGGYTVIGQVTSGLDQVISQVADKGVQGGTTDGKPNVTTTINGITVQ; from the coding sequence GTGGCACCGAACAAGCAGAACGATCGCGAAGCGCGACAGGCGCGAGAGCGGTTGAGGGCCTACCAGGCGCGTCAGACGGTGCATGAGGCGAAGGCGAAGCGCCGGGCGCGCGACAACTGGCTCGCGGGCATCGGTGTACTCGTCGTCGTCGTCCTCGCCGTGCTGACCCAGCTGCTGTATTTCAACTCGGGTCCGGGCAAGCCGGTCGCGAGTCCTTCACCCTCCGCGTCCGCGGCCGCATACACGCTGCCCCCGAAGACTCTTGCGGGCAACCGGCAGTGGACCGGCACGATGACGATCAACAGCATCCCGCTCGGCATCACCCTCGACGGCGCGAAAGCGCCGCAGGCGGTCTCGTCCACGATCGCGCTCAGCCAGAAGGGCTTCTACAACGGCCTGACCTGCCACCGTCTGACGACCTCCGGAATCTACGTCCTGCAGTGCGGTGACCCGAAGGGTGACGGGTCGGGCGGCCCCGGCTACACCTACGGGCCCGTCGAGAACGCGCCCGCGAACAATGTCTACCCGGCAGGCACGCTGGCAATGGCACGGACCAGCAACGACGGCAACAGCCAGGGCAGTCAGTTCTTCATCGTCTACAAGAACTCGACCATCCCCTCCGACACAGCGGGCGGGTACACCGTCATCGGCCAGGTGACGAGCGGACTCGACCAGGTCATCAGCCAGGTCGCCGACAAGGGGGTCCAGGGTGGTACGACCGACGGCAAGCCGAACGTCACGACGACGATCAACGGGATAACGGTTCAGTAA
- a CDS encoding replication-associated recombination protein A: MVDAQPGLRSGATPLAVRMRPKSLDEVAGQKHLLTPGSPLVSLASDTTGERGSVSVILWGPPGTGKTTLAQAIAHSSGRRFVELSAVSAGVRDVRQVMDEALSTRDLYGISTVLFLDEIHRFSKAQQDALLPGVENGWVILVAATTENPSFSVISPLLSRSLLLTLETLSDDDLGTVVDRAVADERGLADRFVLETDARAAIIRLASGDARRALTALEAASVSAASSTPATSPDKPVITADIVAQAVDRALLRYDRNGDEHYDVISAFIKSVRGSDVDASLHYLARMIEAGEDPRFIARRIIVLASEDIGMADPQSLVIAVAAADAVQLIGMPEGRIPLAQAVVHLATAPKSNAAYMALDKAIADVRAGTMGRVPKHLRDAHYPGAKRLGHGKGYKYPHDDELGVLQQQYLPNELKNAIYYEPTEHGNERDVSARLAKLRRIVRGR; this comes from the coding sequence ATGGTCGATGCGCAACCGGGGCTCCGTAGCGGGGCAACGCCGCTCGCCGTGCGCATGCGACCGAAGAGCCTCGACGAGGTCGCTGGGCAGAAGCATCTGCTGACTCCTGGGTCGCCACTCGTGAGCCTGGCGTCGGACACGACGGGGGAGCGCGGCTCCGTCTCCGTGATCCTCTGGGGCCCGCCGGGCACCGGCAAGACCACGCTCGCGCAAGCGATCGCTCACTCGTCCGGGCGTCGATTCGTCGAGCTGTCCGCTGTCTCCGCCGGCGTCCGCGACGTACGACAGGTGATGGACGAAGCACTCTCCACACGTGATCTCTACGGCATCTCGACCGTCCTGTTCCTCGACGAGATCCACCGGTTCAGCAAGGCGCAGCAGGATGCCCTGCTTCCCGGCGTCGAGAACGGCTGGGTCATCCTCGTCGCGGCAACCACAGAGAATCCCTCCTTCTCCGTGATCTCGCCCCTGCTTTCGCGATCGCTTCTCCTCACGCTCGAGACGCTGAGCGACGACGACCTGGGCACCGTGGTCGATCGCGCCGTCGCCGACGAACGGGGGCTGGCCGATCGCTTCGTACTCGAGACGGACGCGCGCGCAGCCATCATCCGCCTTGCATCCGGTGACGCGCGACGCGCCCTGACAGCGCTCGAAGCCGCATCCGTCTCGGCCGCTTCGTCGACGCCCGCGACCTCGCCGGACAAGCCGGTCATCACCGCCGACATCGTCGCCCAAGCCGTCGATCGGGCACTTCTGCGTTACGACCGCAACGGCGACGAGCACTACGACGTGATCAGCGCCTTCATCAAATCGGTGCGCGGGTCCGACGTCGACGCCTCGCTCCACTATCTCGCACGCATGATCGAGGCAGGGGAGGACCCGCGATTCATCGCGCGTCGCATCATCGTCCTCGCATCCGAGGACATCGGGATGGCCGATCCCCAGTCGCTGGTGATCGCCGTAGCGGCTGCGGACGCGGTACAGCTGATCGGGATGCCTGAGGGGCGCATCCCGCTCGCCCAGGCTGTGGTGCACCTTGCGACCGCGCCGAAGTCCAATGCGGCGTACATGGCACTCGACAAAGCGATCGCCGACGTGCGCGCGGGGACGATGGGCCGCGTCCCCAAGCACCTGCGCGACGCGCACTATCCGGGTGCGAAGCGTCTTGGCCACGGCAAGGGCTACAAGTACCCCCACGACGACGAACTCGGGGTGCTGCAGCAGCAATATCTTCCGAACGAGCTCAAGAACGCGATCTACTACGAGCCCACCGAGCACGGCAACGAGAGGGACGTCTCCGCGCGCCTCGCCAAGCTCCGACGCATCGTGCGCGGACGCTGA
- the rpsD gene encoding 30S ribosomal protein S4 — MSTKSRTRSKTRLSRSLGIALTPKAAKYLEKRPYAPGEHGRTKRKADSDYAVRLREKQRLRAQYGIREKQLKIAFEEARRTQGLTGENLVELLEMRLDALVLRAGFARTTAQARQMVVHRHILVDGNLVDRPSFRVKPGQLIHVKARSEGTEPFQVAAAGGHVDVLPKTPAYLEVELDKLHARLVRRPKRAEVPVTCEVQLVVEYYAAR, encoded by the coding sequence GTGTCTACCAAGTCACGTACCCGTAGCAAGACCCGCCTGTCGCGGTCACTGGGCATCGCCCTGACCCCGAAGGCAGCCAAGTACCTCGAAAAGCGTCCGTACGCTCCGGGCGAGCACGGCCGCACCAAGCGCAAGGCCGATTCCGACTACGCCGTTCGTCTGCGCGAGAAGCAGCGTCTGCGCGCCCAGTACGGCATCCGTGAGAAGCAGCTGAAGATCGCGTTCGAAGAAGCCCGCCGCACCCAGGGCCTGACCGGTGAGAACCTGGTCGAGCTCCTCGAGATGCGTCTCGACGCGCTCGTACTCCGTGCCGGCTTCGCCCGCACCACCGCGCAGGCCCGTCAGATGGTTGTTCACCGCCACATCCTCGTCGACGGCAACCTCGTCGACCGTCCGTCGTTCCGCGTCAAGCCGGGTCAGCTGATCCACGTCAAGGCGCGCAGCGAAGGCACCGAGCCGTTCCAGGTGGCGGCCGCCGGCGGTCACGTCGACGTCCTCCCCAAGACGCCTGCCTACCTCGAGGTCGAGCTCGACAAGCTTCACGCGCGCCTCGTGCGCCGCCCGAAGCGTGCCGAGGTTCCGGTCACGTGTGAGGTCCAGCTCGTCGTCGAGTACTACGCAGCTCGATAA
- a CDS encoding DUF948 domain-containing protein, whose protein sequence is MTGGDIAGLIAAVVFAVLVGFIALPLIKLGRVLDETRSAIKDASDGLTPILEETATTIQETNKQLARVDVITKNVADVTGNVSALVALFAATVGGPLIKLAGFSAAVRAAFRATAGTAKGASEDSTGRPRSRRKRGSTH, encoded by the coding sequence GTGACCGGTGGCGACATCGCAGGGCTCATCGCGGCGGTGGTCTTCGCCGTCCTCGTGGGGTTCATCGCCCTGCCGCTGATCAAGCTCGGCCGGGTGCTCGACGAGACCCGTTCGGCCATCAAGGATGCGAGCGACGGGCTCACACCCATCCTGGAGGAGACGGCGACGACGATCCAGGAGACCAACAAGCAGCTTGCCCGCGTCGACGTCATCACGAAGAACGTCGCCGACGTCACCGGTAACGTCTCCGCGCTCGTGGCCTTGTTCGCGGCGACGGTCGGCGGCCCGCTCATCAAGCTCGCCGGTTTCAGCGCCGCGGTCCGGGCAGCATTCCGGGCAACCGCCGGTACCGCCAAGGGCGCCTCGGAGGATTCCACAGGTCGCCCCCGCTCCCGGCGGAAGCGCGGAAGCACGCACTAA
- the alaS gene encoding alanine--tRNA ligase, whose protein sequence is MQTAEIHRRWLDYFAARGHTVVPSASLVSDDPSLLFTVAGMVPFVPYLTGLVPAPFPRATSVQKCIRTNDIEEVGKTPRHGTFFQMCGNFSFGDYFKEQAITYAWELLTMSEDDGGLGFDPKDLWVTVYEDDDEAREIWRRVAGLPDGRIQGLGKDTNYWSTGQPGPAGPCSEIFFDRGSAYGIDGGPATDDDRYVEIWNLVFMQYLRGEGTGKADFEILGDLPRKNIDTGMGLERVAFLKQGVENMYEIDQVRPVLDRAAALAGKTYGAVHEDDVRLRVIADHVRSALMLMSDGVTPSNEGRGYILRRLLRRTVRSMRLLGVETATFPELFTTSRDAMAAAYPEVSADFTRISRLAYAEEEAFLRTLTSGTGILDTAVANTQRAGKSELAGDTAFLLHDTYGFPIDLTLEMAEEAGLSVDRKAFDSLMAGQRARAKADAKAKKTALADLSVYSTFRSLGETVFTGYTELETESSILGLIVDGESVRSATAGQIAEVILGATALYAESGGQDADAGLIVGPGYELEVLDVQKPVKGLISHTVQVRSGEVGVGSPATSVVDKEYRRGARQAHSGTHIIHAALRQVLGPNAHQSGSYNKAGYLRLDFSWNQGLSADTRSEIEEISNNAIRDNLEVVTREMPLAQAKSLGAMALFGEKYGETVRVVDIGGPWSRELCAGTHVVSSAEIGMINLVSESSVGSTNRRVESLVGIEAFRDLAAERAIVSQLSGSLKTPREQLPEKIADLVASLKTAEKRIAAFEARAVLDKVPVLLDSAAYHGAVRLIAQDAGKLNSGDDLRLLVTTLRERLGSDATVVVLAAEVAEKPVIIAATNQAARDAGVKAGALARVAAGVLGGGGGGKDDLAQGGGADVSAIPAALAAVTQAIAG, encoded by the coding sequence ATGCAGACTGCCGAAATCCACAGGCGCTGGCTCGATTACTTCGCTGCCCGCGGCCACACCGTAGTTCCTTCCGCTTCTCTGGTCAGCGACGATCCGTCATTGCTCTTCACTGTCGCAGGCATGGTGCCGTTCGTGCCCTATCTGACCGGGCTCGTCCCTGCACCGTTCCCGCGAGCGACGAGCGTTCAGAAATGCATCAGGACCAACGACATCGAAGAGGTCGGCAAGACGCCGCGTCACGGCACCTTCTTCCAGATGTGCGGCAATTTCTCGTTCGGCGACTATTTCAAGGAACAGGCGATCACCTACGCGTGGGAGCTCCTCACCATGAGTGAGGACGACGGCGGCCTGGGCTTCGATCCGAAGGACCTCTGGGTCACCGTCTACGAGGACGATGACGAGGCGCGCGAGATCTGGCGTCGCGTTGCCGGGCTTCCTGATGGGCGCATCCAGGGCCTCGGCAAAGACACCAACTACTGGTCGACCGGACAGCCCGGACCGGCGGGACCCTGCTCCGAGATCTTCTTCGACCGCGGTTCCGCCTATGGGATCGACGGAGGACCGGCGACGGACGACGACCGCTACGTGGAGATCTGGAATCTGGTCTTCATGCAGTACCTGCGCGGTGAGGGCACCGGCAAGGCCGATTTCGAGATCCTCGGCGACCTGCCGCGCAAGAACATCGACACCGGCATGGGCCTCGAACGCGTCGCCTTCCTCAAGCAGGGCGTCGAGAACATGTACGAGATCGATCAGGTCCGACCGGTGCTCGATCGCGCAGCTGCTCTCGCCGGCAAGACGTACGGGGCGGTCCACGAGGACGACGTACGACTCCGCGTCATCGCCGACCACGTCAGAAGTGCCCTCATGCTCATGTCCGACGGGGTCACCCCGTCGAACGAGGGCCGCGGTTACATCCTGCGCCGTCTGCTTCGCCGCACGGTGCGGTCCATGCGGCTGCTGGGCGTCGAGACGGCAACCTTCCCCGAGTTGTTCACCACGTCGCGCGACGCGATGGCTGCCGCGTACCCCGAGGTCTCCGCCGATTTCACACGGATCTCACGGTTGGCCTATGCCGAAGAAGAGGCTTTCCTGCGAACGCTCACAAGCGGCACGGGCATCCTCGACACCGCTGTGGCGAACACGCAGCGGGCCGGAAAGTCCGAACTCGCGGGTGACACCGCATTCCTTCTTCACGACACCTACGGCTTCCCGATCGACCTGACGCTCGAGATGGCTGAAGAGGCCGGCCTGAGTGTCGACCGCAAGGCCTTCGACTCCCTGATGGCCGGGCAGCGCGCCCGCGCGAAGGCGGACGCGAAAGCGAAGAAGACCGCGCTGGCCGATCTCTCGGTGTACAGCACGTTCCGTTCACTCGGCGAGACCGTGTTCACCGGTTATACCGAGCTCGAGACCGAGTCGTCGATCCTTGGCCTGATCGTGGACGGGGAGTCGGTGCGCTCGGCGACTGCAGGCCAGATCGCCGAGGTGATCCTCGGGGCGACCGCGCTGTATGCGGAATCCGGAGGGCAGGACGCGGACGCAGGCCTCATCGTCGGCCCCGGGTACGAACTCGAAGTGCTCGACGTGCAGAAGCCCGTCAAGGGCTTGATCAGCCACACGGTGCAGGTCCGCAGCGGCGAGGTCGGAGTCGGTTCGCCGGCGACGAGCGTCGTGGACAAGGAGTACCGCCGCGGTGCGCGGCAGGCGCACTCCGGCACCCACATCATCCACGCGGCTCTTCGCCAGGTGCTCGGCCCCAACGCCCACCAGTCCGGTTCGTACAACAAGGCCGGATACCTTCGACTCGACTTCTCGTGGAACCAGGGCCTCTCGGCCGACACACGGTCCGAGATCGAAGAGATCTCCAACAACGCGATCCGCGACAACCTCGAGGTGGTCACCCGAGAGATGCCTCTCGCGCAGGCGAAGTCACTCGGTGCTATGGCGCTCTTCGGTGAGAAGTACGGTGAGACCGTGCGCGTGGTGGATATCGGAGGCCCTTGGTCGCGCGAGCTCTGTGCGGGAACCCACGTGGTCTCGAGCGCGGAGATCGGCATGATCAACCTCGTCAGCGAATCCTCCGTCGGTTCGACGAACCGGCGCGTCGAGTCGCTCGTCGGCATCGAAGCCTTCCGTGATCTCGCTGCCGAGCGAGCGATCGTGTCCCAACTCTCGGGGAGCCTCAAGACTCCGCGTGAGCAGCTGCCCGAGAAGATCGCCGACCTCGTCGCCAGCCTGAAGACCGCCGAGAAGCGGATCGCCGCCTTCGAGGCACGTGCCGTGCTCGACAAGGTGCCCGTGCTCCTCGACTCGGCGGCGTACCACGGTGCAGTCCGCCTCATCGCCCAGGATGCCGGCAAACTGAACTCGGGCGACGATCTGCGCCTGCTCGTCACCACACTGCGCGAACGGCTCGGATCCGATGCCACCGTGGTCGTTCTGGCGGCCGAGGTTGCAGAGAAGCCGGTCATCATCGCCGCGACCAACCAGGCAGCGCGCGATGCCGGCGTCAAGGCCGGCGCTCTCGCACGCGTTGCCGCCGGGGTTCTCGGTGGGGGCGGCGGTGGCAAGGACGACCTCGCCCAGGGCGGTGGCGCCGATGTCTCGGCCATCCCGGCGGCACTGGCCGCCGTGACCCAGGCGATCGCCGGATAG
- the ruvX gene encoding Holliday junction resolvase RuvX, which produces MRSGVRVGIDVGKVRIGVSRSDLHGMLATPVETVARSEDGADRLRIAGIVTELGAFEVIVGLPLALSGAHTASTGDAVDFARTLAADLDADVRMVDERLSTVSAHAALRASGKNSKSARPVVDQVAATIILQHALDAERAAGRPPGTLVVPNIGS; this is translated from the coding sequence GTGCGTTCAGGCGTGCGTGTCGGCATCGACGTCGGCAAGGTTCGGATCGGCGTGAGCCGCTCCGACCTGCACGGGATGCTCGCCACGCCCGTCGAGACGGTCGCTCGCTCCGAGGATGGTGCGGATCGCCTGAGGATCGCCGGGATTGTGACTGAACTCGGAGCTTTCGAGGTTATCGTCGGACTTCCGCTTGCTCTTTCGGGCGCTCACACCGCATCCACCGGTGACGCAGTCGATTTCGCCCGAACGCTCGCGGCCGATCTGGACGCCGACGTGCGAATGGTCGACGAGCGATTGTCGACCGTCTCCGCGCACGCAGCTCTCCGTGCTTCGGGAAAGAACTCGAAAAGCGCGCGACCAGTGGTGGATCAGGTCGCCGCCACGATAATTTTGCAGCACGCCCTCGATGCGGAGCGTGCCGCAGGCCGTCCTCCCGGCACCCTCGTCGTACCGAACATTGGAAGCTAG